A part of Sebastes umbrosus isolate fSebUmb1 chromosome 21, fSebUmb1.pri, whole genome shotgun sequence genomic DNA contains:
- the LOC119480745 gene encoding very-long-chain enoyl-CoA reductase, whose translation MSRTTFFEVRVLDAKTKEQLCFLDKVEPHSTIADIKSLFHKSHPHWYPARQALMLDPKDKSLRDEEILQNLPVGTTANMYFRDLGPQLGWTMVFLAECIGPLLTYLLFYFRVPYIYSHKYAFTSSPHPVVRLACACHTFHYVKRLIETIFVHRFSHGTMPLRTIVRNCAYYWSFSAWLAYYINHPLYTPPSYGELQVNYALVIFAMCELGNFSIHLTLNNLKGEGSRIRRFPAPTKNPFTWLFFFVSCPNYTYEVGAWVSFSIMTQCLPVALYALLGFIQMTIWAKGKHRAYSREFKDYPSLRMAIIPLIL comes from the exons ATGAGTCGGACCACCTTTTTTGAG GTGAGAGTCCTGGACGCCAAGACCAAAGAGCAGCTTTGTTTTTTAGATAAG GTGGAGCCTCACTCAACAATAGCAGACATCAAGAGCCTCTTTCACAAATCAC ATCCTCACTGGTATCCAGCAAGACAGGCCCTCATGCTTGATCCCA AGGACAAATCCCTCAGAGATGAGGAAATCTTACAGAATCTACCAGTTGGGACTACTGCCAACATGTACTTCAGAGATCTTGGTCCACAGTTAGGTTGGACTATG GTGTTTCTAGCAGAATGCATTGGGCCCCTTCTCACCTACCTCCTCTTCTATTTTCGAGTACCGTACATTTACTCACACAAATATGCCTTCACCTCCAGTCCTCATCCTGTTGTCAG aCTAGCCTGTGCCTGTCACACCTTCCACTATGTGAAGAGGTTGATAGAGACTATCTTTGTGCATCGTTTCTCCCATGGGACCATGCCTCTCAGGACAATAGTCAGG AATTGTGCCTATTACTGGAGTTTCTCAGCTTGGTTGGCATACTATATCAACCACCCTCTTTATACACCTCCAT caTATGGAGAACTACAAGTCAACTATGCATTAGTCATATTTGCC ATGTGCGAGCTGGGAAACTTCTCCATTCACTTGACTCTTAATAATCTCAAAGGAGAGG GATCTAGGATCAGACGGTTTCCTGCGCCAACAAAGAACCCCTTCACATGGCTATTTTTCTTTGTATCCTGTCCAAATTACACATATGAG GTTGGAGCTTGGGTGAGCTTCTCCATCATGACCCAGTGTCTGCCAG TGGCATTGTACGCATTACTGGGTTTCATCCAGATGACCATCTGGGCCAAAGGGAAGCACAGAGCCTACAGCAGGGAGTTCAAGGACTATCCCAGCCTCCGGATGGCCATTATCCCCCTGATTCTCTGA